Proteins encoded by one window of Cyclobacteriaceae bacterium:
- a CDS encoding transglutaminase-like domain-containing protein has product MTAKELKALVSLLDDEDDQVVSHVTDKIRSLGKEVIPYLEQEWENNFNPQTQQKIESLIHDLQYELLKHRVTEWYKSPEQDLLTGFWLVATYQYPDLELEKLKQDLEQIYYEAWLEFKPDMYPIDQVKVLNGVLFNKLKFSANTKNFHSPGNSMINVVLETRKGNPISLCVIYMMVAQKLKLPVYGVNLPNLFVLVYQDGNQVFYINAFNKGLIFSRQDIENYIHELKLAPQASFFEPCSNLEIIRRVFRNLIMSFDKMGEHEKAEEVKELLLIIADGADLGV; this is encoded by the coding sequence ATGACGGCAAAAGAATTAAAGGCGCTGGTTTCGTTGCTGGATGATGAGGATGATCAAGTCGTTTCTCACGTTACTGATAAAATACGTTCGCTCGGCAAAGAAGTAATTCCGTATCTGGAACAGGAGTGGGAAAATAATTTCAACCCACAAACGCAGCAAAAAATTGAAAGCCTCATTCACGATCTTCAGTACGAGTTATTGAAGCATCGGGTAACCGAATGGTATAAAAGTCCGGAGCAGGATTTACTTACCGGCTTTTGGTTGGTGGCTACGTATCAATACCCCGATCTTGAACTCGAGAAACTAAAGCAGGATCTCGAACAGATTTATTATGAAGCCTGGCTGGAGTTCAAACCGGATATGTACCCGATTGATCAGGTTAAGGTGCTGAATGGTGTGCTTTTTAATAAGCTGAAGTTTTCAGCCAACACCAAAAATTTTCATTCGCCCGGCAATTCCATGATCAACGTGGTGTTGGAAACGCGTAAGGGTAATCCTATTTCATTGTGCGTAATCTATATGATGGTAGCGCAGAAGTTGAAGTTACCCGTGTATGGTGTCAATCTTCCTAACCTGTTTGTGCTGGTGTATCAGGATGGCAACCAGGTGTTTTACATCAATGCCTTTAACAAAGGGCTTATTTTTTCCCGGCAGGATATTGAAAACTACATTCACGAATTAAAGCTGGCTCCCCAAGCTTCATTTTTTGAACCCTGCTCCAACCTGGAAATTATTCGCAGGGTGTTTCGTAACCTCATTATGTCGTTTGATAAAATGGGTGAGCACGAAAAAGCCGAAGAGGTGAAAGAGTTATTGCTCATCATTGCTGACGGAGCAGACCTGGGCGTGTAG
- a CDS encoding WD40 repeat domain-containing protein, whose amino-acid sequence MSNFTINSPKLSALSRSYSGMSTIAVNRLHNLTGHRDSIYTLLQADQPNRFFSGSGDGMVVLWDLEKPDEGTLIARLANSIYAIHRHSETDLLTIGHNYDGIHFIDWKNNKQDGSLHLTKAAIFDIQHVGNTLFVADGDGTIIRVDLSTRAILSRTKSSEKSARTMAINRKTGELAVGYSDCCIRVFDVDSMNMKYEWNAHANSVFTVRYTPDGNFLMSGSRDARLKVWDVRAGYTPAAEVVAHMYAINHLDFSPDSKHFVTCSMDKSIKIWDLDELRLLKVIDKGRHAGHGTSVNKLLWTNHHGQLVSASDDRTISVWDINLNNQSLDT is encoded by the coding sequence TTGAGCAATTTTACTATAAACTCACCTAAACTTTCAGCACTTTCGCGCAGTTATTCGGGTATGAGTACCATTGCTGTAAACAGGCTACACAACCTTACCGGTCATAGAGATTCGATCTATACCCTGCTCCAGGCTGATCAACCCAACCGATTCTTTAGTGGCTCAGGGGATGGTATGGTTGTACTTTGGGATCTGGAGAAACCCGATGAGGGTACATTGATTGCCCGATTGGCCAATTCCATTTACGCCATTCACCGCCATTCGGAAACAGATCTGTTAACAATTGGCCATAATTATGATGGCATTCATTTTATCGATTGGAAGAATAATAAACAGGATGGTTCGTTACACCTTACCAAGGCCGCCATTTTTGATATCCAGCATGTAGGGAATACGTTGTTTGTGGCTGATGGCGATGGAACAATCATCAGGGTTGATTTGAGTACTCGGGCGATTCTGAGTCGTACTAAATCCTCAGAAAAAAGCGCCCGAACCATGGCTATCAATCGAAAAACCGGTGAGTTGGCCGTTGGGTACAGTGATTGCTGTATCCGGGTGTTTGATGTTGACTCAATGAACATGAAATACGAATGGAATGCACATGCGAATTCGGTTTTTACCGTGCGGTACACCCCGGATGGCAATTTTCTGATGAGTGGATCTCGCGATGCGCGCCTGAAAGTATGGGATGTACGGGCCGGATACACCCCCGCTGCGGAGGTGGTGGCGCACATGTATGCAATAAATCACCTTGATTTTAGCCCTGATTCCAAACATTTCGTAACTTGTAGCATGGATAAGTCCATAAAAATCTGGGACTTAGACGAACTGAGGCTGTTGAAAGTAATAGACAAGGGCAGGCATGCCGGCCACGGCACCTCGGTGAACAAACTGTTGTGGACGAACCACCACGGACAATTGGTGAGTGCCAGCGATGACCGCACCATTTCCGTATGGGATATAAACTTGAATAATCAGAGCCTGGATACCTGA
- a CDS encoding DivIVA domain-containing protein, with amino-acid sequence MKITPLEIRQKTFEKHFRGYDKDEVNAFLLTLSQEWERLVDEGKEFKIKLEAAEREVTKLREVESSLFKTLKTAEDTGANVIEQARQAADLHLRESQLKADAMMNEAKMMANNTIDEAEQRAKQVMAEMEERLRGMVESYKKLESSRDDLLQELKRISQDNIERVDRIKNGTKAFDADQHLSQARKEIKKIVFPNADQQAKAKTVEQPRLVVPVPEVSETTIDSVTETEPEAEPEMVLEQITVVAETRTKKITSFFDEIG; translated from the coding sequence ATGAAAATTACACCGCTTGAAATCCGGCAAAAAACCTTCGAGAAGCATTTTCGCGGATATGACAAGGATGAAGTGAACGCTTTTCTGCTTACCCTGTCGCAGGAATGGGAACGCCTTGTGGATGAAGGCAAGGAATTTAAGATAAAGCTTGAAGCGGCCGAACGTGAAGTAACCAAGCTGAGAGAGGTGGAAAGCTCATTGTTCAAAACGCTTAAGACGGCAGAAGACACGGGGGCGAATGTGATCGAACAGGCGCGTCAGGCGGCTGATTTGCATTTACGCGAATCACAACTCAAGGCTGATGCCATGATGAATGAGGCCAAGATGATGGCCAACAATACGATTGATGAAGCTGAGCAACGTGCCAAGCAAGTGATGGCTGAAATGGAAGAGCGCCTTCGTGGGATGGTAGAAAGCTACAAGAAGCTCGAATCATCGCGTGATGATTTGTTGCAGGAGCTTAAGCGTATCTCACAGGATAATATTGAGCGGGTTGATCGTATAAAAAATGGAACAAAGGCATTTGATGCGGATCAACATCTTTCACAAGCCCGAAAGGAAATCAAAAAGATCGTCTTCCCGAATGCGGATCAACAAGCTAAAGCCAAAACGGTGGAGCAACCCAGGTTAGTGGTTCCTGTACCTGAAGTATCCGAAACAACGATTGATTCTGTAACTGAAACAGAACCCGAAGCTGAACCGGAAATGGTGTTGGAACAGATAACGGTGGTGGCTGAAACCCGGACGAAAAAAATCACTTCTT
- a CDS encoding 4'-phosphopantetheinyl transferase superfamily protein codes for MPQLETDITKTRAWGLWKIEESEEELNRLSGEEIIPAEITHPEKRCEFLAARALVRNLVEQLKLNYHGLTKDIYGKPLLRSHPHHISLSHSYPYVTAIIDTEKAVGIDLEHFKSKLLRIAPRMFSPSELKDAGINLIKNSIYWSAKEAMMKVYGKKDLVFAENLLIEPFNLELTGILTGHIITPEKETTLSLYYKQYPDFVIVYNV; via the coding sequence ATGCCTCAACTGGAAACCGACATAACCAAAACCCGCGCGTGGGGCTTGTGGAAAATCGAAGAATCGGAGGAAGAGTTGAATCGGCTATCTGGTGAAGAAATTATTCCGGCAGAAATTACGCATCCGGAAAAGCGATGTGAGTTTCTGGCTGCCCGCGCATTGGTAAGAAATCTGGTTGAGCAATTGAAACTTAACTATCATGGGTTAACAAAAGATATTTATGGGAAGCCTTTATTACGCAGTCATCCGCATCACATTTCCCTTAGTCACTCCTATCCGTATGTAACGGCTATTATCGACACTGAAAAAGCAGTTGGTATTGATCTGGAGCATTTCAAATCAAAGTTATTGCGCATTGCCCCGCGTATGTTTTCTCCTTCGGAATTAAAAGATGCAGGAATTAATCTCATCAAGAATAGCATTTATTGGAGTGCCAAGGAAGCGATGATGAAAGTGTATGGAAAAAAGGATTTGGTATTTGCAGAAAATCTGTTGATAGAACCGTTTAACCTTGAGCTAACCGGGATACTCACCGGACACATTATCACTCCGGAAAAAGAAACAACGCTTTCGCTGTATTATAAACAATACCCGGATTTTGTGATTGTGTATAACGTGTAA